The Alteromonas macleodii ATCC 27126 genome segment AGGTCTCTACCCAACGCATCAGTACCGAAAATGTGCGATATAGAGCCATTAGCTAACCAGCTAGGCGGTATTAACAGTCCGTCGATATTTTGTTCCACGGCATCATAGGGAGTGATGATTGGTGCGAACAGCGCGCAAACAACAAACAACGCCAGCATAATCAGGCCAAGCATGGCGATGTGGCTCGCTTTAAATGATGCCCAAGTCCGTTGCCACGGCGACGGATGGAATTCTTCGTCGTATAAACTAAACTGTGGCACGTTCGTATTTCTCTCTGCTTGGGTCAATCATTCGGTTAAACAAATCAACGAGAATCGTGAGTGTAATTACTACCGTGGATACTGCCATCATACCAATTCTAAGGGCAGGGTAATCTCGCTGATAAATAGCTTGAATCAGCCAATTACCGATCCCCGGCCAAGAAAACAAGGTTTCGACAATCATCGCGTTCGTTATTAATGTCGTAATTTGTATCGCCATTAGCGGTAAAATGGGCAGTAACGCGTTGCGCAGAATATGACGAAAGAATATCTGCCAACTTGAAAGGCCTCTAGATATTGCTGCAGCGATATAGGGGCGGTGTTTCACGTCTATAACAGAACGTCTTGTTATACGTATCATCGAAGCGGTGGCGATAGCGCCAATGGCAAACGTAGGTAATGCTAAGTGCGATAACGCATCCTTGAAGGCTAAGGTCTTGTTTTCTATGTCAGACAATAATATATCAATGAGAATAAAGCCTGACACGGGTTCGATGTTATAAAGCAAACTGATACGACCCGACAGCGGTGCAGCGTCTAGCTGCAAACTGAAAACCAATATAAGCAGGAGCGCAAACCAAAAAACAGGAAAAGAATAGGTTGTTATACTTGCACTATTTATTAGGTGATCCGACGTTGAATAGCTGCGAATCCCCGCATAATAACCAAGCGGTATTCCAATGAATAACGCCATCAACATGGCATAGGTTGCCAGTTCTATTGTGGCTGGCATCGCAATACCTACCTCTTCTCTTAACGGCAGGCCTGACGTAAAGCTGTATCCCCAGTCACCAGTGAGCAAGTTGCCTACATAATAGAAAAACTGGAAAATATAGGGCTGATCTAGTTTAAATTGCCGCTCCAATGCCGCGCGTTGAATTTCAT includes the following:
- a CDS encoding ABC transporter permease, with the protein product MSFSLAYLFPGDTLENLTGLVPQNEIQRAALERQFKLDQPYIFQFFYYVGNLLTGDWGYSFTSGLPLREEVGIAMPATIELATYAMLMALFIGIPLGYYAGIRSYSTSDHLINSASITTYSFPVFWFALLLILVFSLQLDAAPLSGRISLLYNIEPVSGFILIDILLSDIENKTLAFKDALSHLALPTFAIGAIATASMIRITRRSVIDVKHRPYIAAAISRGLSSWQIFFRHILRNALLPILPLMAIQITTLITNAMIVETLFSWPGIGNWLIQAIYQRDYPALRIGMMAVSTVVITLTILVDLFNRMIDPSREKYERATV